One window of Botrimarina mediterranea genomic DNA carries:
- a CDS encoding PQQ-dependent sugar dehydrogenase → MRTSSIGLAMLLAATCSMTVQAATYHVSRLTGDLHIPVDAEVVPGFEDKIFIAQLGGVASDGTDGDPITKSEGRIVVYDRNTGAVDYDNPFLVINDTSLVDPYGVPEVGLFSMAFHPEFQTNGKLYVNAAVNHTGPAPTVDSRVSPFKTVVREYTVDVNNPALPVTGSRTILTLDQPAANHNGSWIGFNPHESAQGIHNLYITQGDGGDQHDPFNYAQNPNNWYGTVMRVDVDGDDFAGDADKNYAIPADNPYADGVDGAPEVWAWGLRNPWRASFDSANGDMYIGDVGQGWYEEVNLIPAGTSGQNFGWRLREGTVATPTGGVGGPSRSAVDPIYAYLHFGRPGANPDFAGNSVTGGVLYRGPIQELDGRYIFADNVFGQIWSFDPANPLGTVQNMNSLFTPDEGQIFGVTSFDLDENGNLLIVDGAGGLYTLLANAALTLTVNRETGEMTFNNFTGDPAAIKSYQLTSSVGAIGVTELTPVTGNYDASPGGDGSIDATGDWQILSGPSDPFVFEEGAIGAAPTFADQQGFQLSAAGGWIPSPNEDLVLTVTLGDGTVVPASVEYIGNDGVPYVAGDIDFDGEVSFSDWVVFNDNHLTDIAGMSPAASYGHGDLDGDGDNDFDDFRLFQQLFDSANGAGAFAKAIGVVPEPSSLLIGSVAILAVVSRPQRRVSFDGLLA, encoded by the coding sequence ATGCGAACCTCTTCGATAGGGCTGGCAATGCTGCTGGCCGCGACTTGTTCGATGACCGTCCAGGCGGCCACCTACCACGTCTCGCGGCTGACCGGCGACCTGCACATCCCGGTGGACGCCGAGGTCGTACCGGGCTTCGAAGACAAGATCTTCATCGCCCAACTCGGCGGCGTCGCGTCCGACGGCACGGACGGCGACCCCATCACGAAATCCGAGGGGCGGATCGTCGTCTACGACCGCAACACGGGCGCCGTCGATTACGACAATCCCTTCTTGGTGATCAATGACACCAGCCTAGTCGATCCGTACGGCGTCCCGGAGGTCGGCCTGTTCTCGATGGCGTTCCACCCCGAGTTCCAGACCAACGGCAAGCTGTACGTTAACGCCGCCGTCAACCACACCGGGCCGGCGCCGACGGTGGACTCGCGCGTCTCGCCGTTCAAGACCGTGGTCCGCGAGTACACGGTCGACGTGAACAACCCCGCGTTGCCGGTCACCGGTTCGCGCACCATCCTCACGCTCGATCAACCCGCCGCCAACCACAACGGCAGCTGGATCGGCTTCAACCCGCACGAAAGTGCGCAGGGGATTCACAACCTCTACATCACCCAAGGCGACGGCGGCGATCAGCACGACCCTTTCAACTACGCGCAGAACCCCAACAACTGGTACGGGACCGTGATGCGGGTCGATGTCGACGGCGACGACTTCGCCGGCGACGCCGACAAGAACTACGCGATCCCCGCCGACAACCCGTATGCCGACGGCGTGGACGGCGCGCCGGAGGTCTGGGCCTGGGGCTTGCGCAACCCCTGGCGGGCGAGCTTCGACTCCGCGAACGGCGACATGTACATCGGCGATGTCGGGCAAGGCTGGTACGAGGAAGTGAACCTCATCCCCGCCGGCACGAGCGGGCAGAACTTCGGCTGGCGCCTCCGCGAAGGGACGGTGGCGACGCCGACCGGCGGCGTCGGCGGGCCGTCACGCTCGGCAGTCGACCCGATCTACGCTTACTTGCACTTCGGCCGACCCGGCGCCAACCCCGACTTCGCCGGCAACTCGGTGACCGGCGGCGTCCTCTACCGCGGCCCGATCCAAGAACTCGACGGCCGCTACATCTTCGCCGACAACGTCTTCGGTCAGATCTGGTCTTTCGACCCAGCCAACCCGCTCGGCACCGTGCAGAACATGAACTCGCTCTTCACGCCCGACGAGGGGCAGATCTTTGGCGTTACTTCCTTCGACCTCGACGAGAACGGCAACCTCCTGATCGTTGATGGCGCCGGCGGGCTCTACACGTTGCTAGCGAACGCGGCGCTGACGCTCACCGTCAATCGTGAGACGGGCGAGATGACCTTCAACAACTTCACGGGCGATCCGGCGGCGATTAAGTCTTATCAGCTGACCTCGTCGGTGGGAGCGATCGGCGTGACGGAGTTGACCCCCGTGACCGGCAACTACGACGCGTCTCCGGGCGGAGACGGCTCGATCGATGCGACCGGCGATTGGCAAATCCTCTCCGGTCCCAGCGACCCGTTCGTGTTCGAAGAAGGCGCGATCGGCGCCGCCCCCACCTTCGCCGATCAACAGGGCTTCCAACTCAGCGCGGCGGGAGGCTGGATTCCGTCGCCGAACGAGGACTTGGTGCTTACTGTGACGCTCGGCGACGGGACCGTCGTCCCGGCGTCTGTCGAGTACATCGGCAACGATGGCGTTCCCTACGTCGCGGGCGACATCGACTTCGACGGCGAGGTCTCCTTCAGTGACTGGGTGGTGTTCAATGACAATCACCTGACCGACATCGCCGGAATGAGCCCCGCCGCAAGCTACGGCCACGGCGACTTAGACGGCGACGGCGACAACGATTTCGACGACTTCCGCCTGTTCCAGCAGCTATTCGATTCGGCCAACGGGGCCGGCGCATTCGCCAAGGCTATCGGAGTTGTCCCGGAACCGAGTTCATTGCTGATCGGATCGGTCGCAATCCTGGCCGTTGTCTCGCGACCACAGCGACGCGTGTCCTTTGACGGCCTGTTGGCCTAG
- a CDS encoding arabinan endo-1,5-alpha-L-arabinosidase, with translation MSRLARPLRVALALAAAALTMRASGSDVASLRGDLRAHDPSSIVKQGERYYLFSTGWGMRTKHSDDLVSWSEGAPVFARDAAPPWTRQVAPGIRGHYWAPDVVRHGDRYRLYYSVSRFGKQTSAIGLAESASLDTGWEDRGVVIQSRAGDPYNAIDPSVLIASDGRHWMAFGSFWDGVHLTELDPATGRRRDASYEPRRIASAKEIEAPTLLERDGWHYLFVNHGLCCRGVDSTYRVLVGRSERVEGPYLDKEGRPLTEGGGAPFLASEAPRIGPGHIAPLADSQGDRFAFHYYDGDDRGRSKLALARWRWSSDGWPAATNVQLASPDVNRPSPTR, from the coding sequence ATGAGCCGCCTCGCCCGTCCGCTGCGTGTGGCGCTCGCCCTAGCGGCGGCTGCACTAACGATGCGGGCGAGCGGGTCTGATGTGGCGTCGCTGCGGGGCGACCTGCGGGCCCACGACCCCTCGTCGATCGTCAAGCAAGGCGAGCGCTATTACTTGTTCAGCACCGGCTGGGGCATGCGGACGAAGCACTCCGACGACCTCGTGAGCTGGTCGGAGGGCGCCCCGGTCTTTGCCCGTGACGCCGCGCCGCCGTGGACGCGGCAAGTCGCGCCGGGCATCCGCGGGCACTACTGGGCTCCCGACGTCGTGCGTCATGGCGACCGTTACCGGCTCTACTACTCGGTCTCGCGCTTCGGCAAGCAGACCTCCGCGATCGGGCTCGCGGAGTCCGCGTCGCTCGACACTGGCTGGGAAGACCGCGGCGTCGTCATCCAATCGCGCGCAGGCGATCCTTACAACGCGATTGACCCCTCGGTCCTGATCGCCAGCGACGGCCGGCACTGGATGGCGTTCGGCTCCTTCTGGGACGGCGTCCACCTGACGGAACTCGACCCCGCCACGGGGCGGCGACGCGACGCTTCGTACGAGCCGCGGCGGATCGCCAGCGCTAAAGAGATCGAAGCGCCGACGCTGCTCGAGCGTGACGGCTGGCATTACCTGTTCGTCAATCACGGGCTCTGTTGCCGCGGCGTCGATAGCACGTACCGAGTGCTCGTCGGCCGCAGCGAGCGTGTCGAAGGCCCGTACCTCGACAAGGAAGGCCGCCCGCTCACGGAAGGCGGCGGCGCGCCGTTCTTGGCAAGCGAGGCGCCGCGGATCGGCCCCGGGCATATCGCCCCGCTGGCGGATTCGCAGGGCGACCGCTTCGCCTTTCACTACTACGACGGCGACGACCGCGGCAGGTCGAAGCTCGCGCTGGCCCGCTGGCGCTGGTCGAGCGACGGCTGGCCCGCAGCGACCAACGTGCAACTGGCCAGCCCCGACGTGAACCGTCCCTCGCCAACTCGTTAG
- a CDS encoding DUF1559 family PulG-like putative transporter, whose product MLGKNRCGFTLVELLVVIAIIGILVALLLPAVQAAREAARRGQCLNNLKQLSLSMLNYESTHEGLPHVAKFWLTPEATAFYPTGLGLPDNAGWYDDHGWYIPLAPFFEEASLENAGNPDASLSHESNLAVRKAYVSMMVCPSDIGHQPNEWDAADARYWARVRTNYLVNGGNTVYGQLNVVRADCPAEIPDCGQFKGSPFVPRKPGSMGKITDGTSKTLLASEVVVLPQTTNWGGPYSDAQTALGGQVFTGFNTPNTKSRDALARRGEWWVAEVQSAWAQAQLPGYEPAVAGGAPLGPLLSTSVIPNYGGRGGGGPPADYANDGAPGNGASPGKEHKTQHIAARSRHPGGVNAARCDGSVAFYTDSVSFVVWNSLTSSRGEEAFTE is encoded by the coding sequence ATGCTAGGCAAGAATCGGTGCGGCTTTACCCTGGTCGAGCTGCTGGTGGTCATCGCGATCATCGGCATTCTCGTAGCGCTGCTCTTGCCGGCCGTCCAGGCCGCGCGCGAGGCGGCGCGACGCGGGCAGTGCCTGAACAACCTCAAGCAGCTGAGCCTCTCGATGCTTAACTACGAGAGCACGCATGAGGGCCTGCCGCACGTCGCGAAGTTCTGGCTCACCCCCGAGGCGACCGCCTTCTACCCCACCGGCCTTGGCTTGCCCGATAACGCAGGTTGGTACGACGACCACGGGTGGTACATACCCCTAGCGCCGTTCTTCGAAGAGGCGAGCCTCGAGAATGCCGGCAACCCCGATGCCTCGCTTAGCCACGAGTCGAATCTCGCGGTTCGCAAAGCGTATGTCTCTATGATGGTATGCCCCTCCGATATCGGCCATCAGCCCAACGAATGGGACGCCGCCGACGCCCGCTACTGGGCACGTGTGAGAACCAACTACTTGGTGAATGGCGGCAACACCGTTTACGGGCAGCTCAACGTGGTCCGCGCCGACTGCCCCGCCGAGATCCCTGACTGCGGTCAGTTCAAGGGGTCGCCCTTCGTCCCCCGCAAGCCCGGCTCGATGGGAAAGATCACCGATGGGACTTCGAAGACCCTCTTGGCGTCGGAAGTGGTGGTGCTTCCGCAAACGACGAATTGGGGAGGCCCTTATTCGGATGCGCAAACCGCGCTGGGGGGTCAGGTCTTCACGGGATTCAACACCCCGAACACCAAGTCACGCGACGCTCTCGCTCGTCGTGGTGAATGGTGGGTCGCCGAGGTGCAATCGGCGTGGGCTCAGGCTCAGCTTCCCGGTTACGAGCCCGCCGTCGCCGGCGGCGCGCCGCTCGGACCGCTGCTCTCCACCTCGGTCATCCCCAACTACGGCGGACGCGGCGGCGGCGGTCCGCCGGCTGATTATGCGAACGACGGCGCGCCTGGAAACGGCGCTTCGCCGGGCAAAGAGCACAAGACGCAGCACATCGCCGCGCGGAGCCGGCACCCGGGCGGCGTCAACGCCGCGCGTTGCGACGGGTCGGTGGCGTTCTACACCGACAGCGTCAGCTTCGTCGTCTGGAACTCGCTCACCTCGTCGCGGGGCGAAGAGGCGTTCACCGAGTGA
- a CDS encoding LamG-like jellyroll fold domain-containing protein, whose amino-acid sequence MTMHFRPTMAKRMGLGALAGLAALAVQTAPAQTVAYWDFEDGVDGQEFTPAEAELGSGGSVDTVNSILMRGYNEQYGPAWTANTADGAGLAMNLQLNDGPNTSSDGYVTEGALHNWSPTAWTIETHAMLRSLGGWNSLIGRDGSSASVAESDFYLQNNGIDDQYRINFLTTGGARWVLDAAPAEGIQANAWYAIAVRSDGQTLSMWMDDGFGSGYQQVGTLDMSSQTAANNALVGSELAWTFGRGWYNGGNVDHINGVMDNVRFTEGALDPSEFLPFEVGSTLTLVVNPDTGEASLRNDTNEAFGFDYYRIDSDAGDLSTAGWNSLSDQGVDAVGPNPGESWDEATGANSANLLVEQFLSGESVLAPGQSLSLGSPYAGSGEGDLEVRYARTGAGLQRSKVVYSTIELPGDFNGDGSVNAADYTVWRDNEGSTSSLAADASGNGRIDRADYNIWAANYGATLSSSAAIPEPAAALLASLGVAALVGGRSHRG is encoded by the coding sequence ATGACAATGCACTTCAGGCCCACGATGGCGAAGCGGATGGGGCTCGGCGCCTTGGCCGGCCTCGCAGCGCTGGCCGTTCAGACGGCGCCCGCTCAGACCGTGGCCTACTGGGACTTCGAAGACGGCGTCGATGGGCAGGAGTTCACTCCCGCCGAAGCCGAGCTCGGTTCGGGCGGCTCGGTGGACACTGTCAACAGCATCCTGATGCGCGGCTACAACGAGCAGTACGGACCCGCCTGGACCGCCAACACCGCCGACGGCGCTGGCTTGGCGATGAACCTCCAACTCAACGACGGACCAAACACAAGCTCCGACGGCTACGTCACCGAGGGCGCACTCCACAACTGGTCGCCTACCGCTTGGACCATCGAAACCCACGCGATGCTACGGAGCCTCGGCGGGTGGAACTCACTGATCGGACGCGATGGTTCCTCCGCCAGCGTCGCGGAATCGGATTTCTATCTCCAGAACAACGGCATCGACGACCAGTACCGCATCAACTTCCTCACCACCGGCGGCGCGCGGTGGGTCCTTGACGCGGCCCCCGCCGAGGGAATCCAGGCCAACGCTTGGTACGCCATCGCCGTCCGCAGCGACGGTCAGACCCTGAGCATGTGGATGGACGACGGCTTTGGATCCGGCTACCAGCAGGTCGGCACGCTCGACATGTCTTCGCAGACCGCCGCCAACAACGCGCTGGTCGGCTCCGAACTGGCCTGGACCTTCGGTCGCGGTTGGTACAACGGCGGCAACGTTGATCACATCAACGGCGTCATGGACAATGTCCGCTTCACCGAGGGCGCGCTCGACCCGAGCGAGTTCCTGCCCTTCGAGGTCGGCTCGACGCTGACGCTCGTCGTCAATCCCGACACGGGCGAGGCCAGCCTCCGCAACGACACCAACGAGGCCTTCGGCTTCGACTACTACCGCATCGATAGCGACGCGGGCGACCTCTCGACCGCCGGTTGGAACTCCCTCAGCGATCAGGGCGTCGACGCCGTCGGGCCCAATCCCGGCGAAAGTTGGGACGAGGCGACCGGCGCGAACTCGGCCAACCTGCTCGTCGAACAGTTCCTGTCGGGCGAGAGCGTCCTCGCTCCGGGTCAGTCGCTGTCGCTGGGGTCGCCGTACGCCGGCTCCGGCGAGGGGGACCTCGAGGTCCGCTACGCCCGCACGGGCGCCGGTCTGCAACGCTCGAAGGTCGTTTACTCTACGATCGAGCTGCCCGGCGACTTCAACGGCGACGGCTCGGTCAACGCCGCTGACTACACCGTCTGGCGTGACAACGAGGGCTCGACTTCGAGCCTCGCCGCGGACGCCAGCGGCAACGGCCGCATCGACCGCGCGGACTACAACATCTGGGCCGCCAATTACGGCGCCACGCTCTCGTCCTCGGCAGCGATCCCCGAGCCGGCCGCCGCGTTGCTGGCGTCGCTGGGCGTGGCCGCCTTGGTTGGCGGTCGTAGCCACCGCGGCTGA
- a CDS encoding LamG domain-containing protein: MNVNLRRVLAAAAMCAVAPASLAATIAHWDFETDLIAGSAAPGQTVSHPSANGAFDAAIADLSGNGNELSAFTGAGGFAEMRFSGNVAPNAQTGSTLSVTGITDESTGASVCCEVLSTDGDLDFGGSPVGELAAWTIEASVNFADAGGWQTVVGKDGVGQATNGDLNQAPLYFQKMGDGTERFRINYVDVLGNVHTAFSTTTAVADEWYHLAATNDGSTMKIFVNGVEEHAVDLTTSADTRMVALDEAGLAGADPYGWSIARGMYNNGHGDRVNGYVDDVRISNVALSPGQLLFVPEPTAAALVLLASVLSVGSRRS, translated from the coding sequence GTGAACGTAAACCTTCGCCGTGTGCTTGCCGCAGCCGCGATGTGCGCTGTGGCCCCCGCCTCCCTCGCTGCAACGATCGCCCACTGGGACTTCGAGACCGATTTGATCGCCGGCTCCGCAGCGCCGGGTCAAACCGTCTCGCACCCCAGCGCCAACGGAGCCTTTGACGCCGCGATTGCGGACCTCTCAGGCAACGGCAACGAGTTGTCGGCGTTCACCGGCGCCGGCGGCTTTGCCGAGATGCGGTTCAGCGGCAACGTCGCCCCCAACGCGCAGACGGGATCGACCTTGAGCGTCACGGGCATCACCGACGAATCGACCGGCGCCAGCGTCTGCTGCGAAGTGCTTTCCACCGACGGCGACCTCGACTTCGGCGGCTCCCCTGTCGGCGAGCTCGCCGCCTGGACGATCGAAGCGTCGGTGAACTTCGCGGACGCCGGGGGCTGGCAGACCGTCGTCGGCAAGGACGGAGTCGGGCAGGCCACCAACGGCGACCTCAACCAAGCGCCCCTCTACTTCCAGAAGATGGGCGACGGCACCGAGCGATTCCGAATCAACTACGTCGATGTCCTTGGCAATGTCCACACCGCTTTCAGCACCACCACCGCGGTGGCTGACGAGTGGTACCACCTCGCCGCCACCAACGACGGCAGCACCATGAAAATCTTCGTCAACGGCGTCGAGGAACACGCGGTCGACCTGACGACGTCGGCCGACACCCGGATGGTCGCGCTCGACGAAGCGGGGCTGGCCGGCGCCGATCCCTACGGCTGGTCGATCGCCCGCGGCATGTACAACAACGGCCACGGCGACCGCGTCAATGGCTATGTCGATGATGTCCGCATCAGCAACGTCGCGCTCAGCCCGGGGCAACTGCTGTTCGTCCCCGAGCCGACCGCTGCCGCACTCGTCCTACTCGCTTCCGTCTTGAGCGTCGGCTCCCGCCGATCGTGA
- a CDS encoding LamG-like jellyroll fold domain-containing protein, translating into MSRPPSRVLSHVLSIAAVLSGAITSQAAVTHNYLFNSGDGTQILDSAGAANGVALDGAVVNPAESRLILNGTGAYGVLPGLDIAINTYTETSLELWFTQTGNTDAFTAAAMLGRTSTGENGETSGLGYDYLMMQPTRGPTDQGSRGAISNGTFDAEAGVTDGARDLNDGQLHHMVLTVDATNVGYYVDGAQIGLAPLGEFSLANVSNDLAYLGRSLYNDPFFNGSIYEFRIYDNALTDVEVQSNFQAGCLDNCGNPIRLEVNRETGEAVFMNDLSIQNVVAYSITSASGSIDVNGWRSITDFSDADGDGSIDADDAWVIDSSLSTLIGETDPLNAGADDGFQLGDPADLGALFARSPYEDLVVAATVYDGFVESTINIPVIYSGDSIGRSDFDADGVLDADDYAILLSSHLQTLAGTTAYETFLEGDVNGDGVNDFNDFRLFKNDFIAANGEAAFAALTAIPEPTTAALAALAFAGLAGIRTRR; encoded by the coding sequence ATGTCTCGTCCACCTTCTCGTGTCCTGTCCCACGTCCTCTCAATCGCCGCGGTATTGTCCGGCGCGATCACCTCTCAGGCGGCGGTGACGCATAACTACCTCTTCAACTCGGGCGACGGGACTCAGATCCTCGACTCCGCAGGCGCAGCCAATGGCGTCGCACTCGACGGTGCGGTGGTCAACCCGGCGGAGAGCCGCTTGATCCTCAACGGGACCGGCGCCTACGGCGTTCTCCCGGGTCTCGACATCGCGATCAACACCTACACCGAAACATCGCTGGAGCTGTGGTTTACGCAGACCGGCAACACGGACGCATTCACCGCCGCGGCGATGCTGGGGCGCACCAGCACCGGTGAGAATGGTGAAACCAGTGGCCTCGGCTACGACTACCTGATGATGCAGCCGACGCGGGGGCCCACCGATCAAGGCAGCCGCGGCGCCATTTCCAACGGCACGTTCGACGCCGAAGCCGGCGTCACCGACGGCGCCCGCGACCTCAACGATGGCCAACTGCACCACATGGTGCTGACGGTCGACGCCACGAACGTCGGCTATTACGTCGACGGCGCCCAGATCGGCCTCGCGCCGCTCGGCGAGTTTTCACTGGCTAACGTCAGCAACGACTTGGCCTATCTCGGACGCTCGCTCTACAACGACCCGTTTTTCAATGGATCGATCTATGAGTTCCGCATCTACGACAACGCCCTGACCGACGTCGAAGTTCAAAGCAACTTCCAGGCGGGCTGTCTCGATAACTGCGGCAACCCGATCCGCCTCGAGGTCAATCGCGAGACGGGCGAGGCCGTCTTCATGAACGACCTCAGCATCCAAAATGTGGTCGCTTACTCGATCACCTCGGCGTCGGGCTCTATCGACGTCAACGGCTGGCGATCGATCACCGACTTTAGCGACGCCGACGGCGACGGCTCAATTGACGCGGACGACGCCTGGGTCATCGACTCGTCCCTTTCGACGCTCATCGGCGAGACCGACCCGCTGAACGCCGGCGCCGACGATGGCTTCCAGCTTGGCGACCCCGCGGACCTCGGCGCGTTGTTCGCCCGGTCGCCGTACGAGGACCTCGTCGTCGCCGCCACGGTTTATGACGGCTTCGTCGAGTCCACCATTAACATTCCGGTGATCTACAGCGGCGACTCCATCGGCCGCAGCGACTTCGACGCCGACGGCGTGCTCGATGCGGACGACTACGCCATCCTGCTCTCCAGTCACTTGCAGACGCTCGCCGGGACAACGGCCTACGAGACTTTCCTCGAAGGCGACGTGAATGGCGACGGCGTCAACGACTTCAACGACTTCCGTCTGTTCAAGAACGACTTCATCGCGGCCAACGGTGAGGCGGCCTTCGCCGCTCTGACCGCGATCCCCGAGCCGACGACGGCGGCGCTGGCGGCCCTGGCCTTCGCCGGGTTGGCGGGAATCCGTACGCGTCGCTGA
- a CDS encoding AraC family transcriptional regulator — MRKPPLVALLIETSRGYGRDVALGVARFARLHGPWSFHLTPGDFEQDFPSAQYWQGDGVLARLANKSIAEKLLAADLPTIALDKSEDQLDPSNPVSKFSDLQVDSEAAAKIAAEHLLERRYAHYAFVGTPGKVWSDRRQRTFKKVIAEAGHEVHVFEPQSTDPVGLWDREIHNLTAWVESLPKPVGIMACNDEHGLHVLDACRRSRQSVPDQVAVIGVDNDSLLCELCSPTLTSVVLNGVEGGYQAAAHLDRMMRTGKNQPRRIQVNVLRVETRASTDLSGVSNHQVASALAWIKRLRGREISADDVADQAELPRRELDVLFRDNIGRSVSAEIQRVRLDNAKRLLEETDLPIPAVADAAGYSSASYMIQVFRRELNTTPSKYRSKLRTLTVAETEMLR; from the coding sequence ATGCGAAAGCCGCCACTGGTCGCCCTACTAATTGAGACTTCTCGCGGCTACGGCCGCGATGTGGCTCTTGGTGTCGCCCGATTTGCTCGGCTTCACGGGCCGTGGAGCTTCCACCTGACGCCGGGTGACTTTGAGCAAGACTTCCCTTCGGCCCAGTACTGGCAGGGAGACGGCGTGCTGGCTCGTTTAGCGAACAAGAGCATTGCCGAGAAACTGCTGGCGGCCGACCTGCCGACAATCGCGCTAGACAAGAGCGAAGATCAACTCGACCCCTCCAACCCCGTCTCGAAGTTCTCGGATCTGCAGGTCGATTCAGAGGCCGCCGCGAAGATCGCCGCGGAGCATCTGCTGGAGCGGCGCTACGCGCACTACGCCTTCGTAGGCACCCCGGGCAAGGTATGGTCCGACCGCCGGCAACGCACCTTCAAGAAGGTCATAGCCGAAGCCGGTCACGAGGTGCATGTCTTCGAGCCTCAATCGACCGACCCCGTGGGCCTTTGGGATCGGGAGATCCACAACCTCACCGCTTGGGTCGAGTCGCTGCCAAAGCCCGTTGGCATCATGGCGTGCAATGACGAGCACGGCTTGCACGTTCTCGACGCATGTCGTCGGAGCCGACAGAGTGTTCCTGATCAGGTTGCCGTCATCGGCGTGGACAATGACTCCTTGCTCTGCGAGCTCTGCAGCCCGACGCTGACGAGCGTCGTGCTCAACGGCGTCGAGGGCGGCTATCAAGCGGCGGCCCACCTCGACCGGATGATGCGGACCGGGAAGAACCAGCCCCGCCGGATCCAGGTGAACGTCCTGCGCGTCGAGACGCGGGCCTCGACCGACCTGTCGGGCGTCTCCAATCACCAAGTCGCGTCGGCGCTGGCTTGGATCAAGCGGCTCCGCGGCCGGGAGATCTCCGCGGACGACGTCGCCGACCAAGCCGAGTTGCCGCGGCGCGAGCTCGACGTGCTGTTCCGCGACAACATCGGCCGCTCGGTCTCGGCCGAGATCCAGCGGGTGCGGCTCGACAACGCCAAGCGGCTGCTCGAAGAGACCGACCTGCCGATCCCCGCGGTCGCCGACGCGGCGGGGTACAGCTCGGCCAGCTACATGATCCAGGTCTTCCGGCGCGAGCTGAACACGACGCCGTCGAAGTACCGCTCGAAGCTCCGCACGCTCACGGTCGCCGAGACTGAGATGCTGCGATAA
- a CDS encoding glycoside hydrolase family 27 protein, producing MTTRLLSARLVLATCLVAVASCVSVARSESFADWAPTPPRGWNSWDCYGDSVTEEEVLSNAEFMAERLAEFGWEYVVVDIRWTVQNPGTRPYNQTDPVFTVDGHGRFMPAPNRFPSAAGGRGFKPLADKVQDLGLRFGIHLMRGLPRAAIEESLGAPAGGYPIEGSAFKTSDIPLTDHGAVWLRDMRGMQKSEAAQDYYDSLMRLYASWGVDFIKVDDLNNPYAQPGQPNYSGDEIEMLRAAIDRCGREIVLSTSPGPTPIDQAEHISRHANLWRVSNDFWDEWPALERQFEQLHLWTPYRSEGHWPDGDMLPLGRLAIRGERGGERGTRFTPAEQRTLMTAWCIAKSPLIFGGDLPSSDAATIELITNPEVLKVNDHGVNPKQVARSGSRIVWTADAPAGGKYVAVIRLSETGEPFEDQLDPQLVGLTAPVRARDLWAREDLGEFAGAIPVEAEPHGSRLLLIEGADAPAGE from the coding sequence ATGACCACACGCCTCCTATCCGCCCGCCTCGTCCTCGCCACGTGCCTCGTCGCGGTTGCCTCCTGTGTCTCTGTCGCGCGATCCGAAAGCTTCGCCGACTGGGCGCCGACGCCGCCGCGGGGGTGGAACAGCTGGGACTGCTACGGCGATTCGGTGACCGAAGAGGAAGTCCTCAGCAACGCCGAGTTCATGGCCGAGCGGCTGGCGGAGTTCGGCTGGGAGTATGTCGTGGTCGATATCCGCTGGACGGTACAGAACCCCGGGACGCGGCCGTACAACCAAACCGACCCGGTCTTCACCGTTGATGGCCACGGCCGCTTCATGCCGGCGCCGAACCGCTTCCCCTCGGCGGCGGGCGGCCGGGGCTTCAAGCCCTTGGCGGACAAGGTCCAAGACCTCGGGCTGCGGTTCGGCATTCACCTCATGCGGGGGCTCCCGCGCGCGGCTATTGAAGAAAGCCTCGGCGCGCCGGCGGGCGGCTACCCGATCGAGGGCTCGGCGTTCAAGACTTCCGACATCCCGCTCACCGATCACGGCGCCGTCTGGCTGCGCGACATGCGAGGCATGCAGAAGAGCGAAGCGGCGCAGGACTACTACGATTCGCTGATGAGGCTCTATGCCTCGTGGGGAGTCGACTTCATCAAGGTCGATGACCTCAACAATCCGTACGCCCAGCCCGGGCAGCCCAACTACTCCGGCGACGAGATCGAGATGCTCCGCGCCGCGATCGACCGCTGCGGGCGCGAGATCGTGCTGAGCACCTCGCCGGGGCCGACGCCGATCGATCAGGCGGAACACATCAGCCGGCACGCCAACCTGTGGCGCGTGTCGAATGACTTCTGGGACGAGTGGCCGGCACTCGAGCGCCAGTTCGAGCAGCTTCACCTCTGGACGCCCTACCGTTCGGAGGGCCACTGGCCCGACGGCGACATGCTGCCGCTGGGACGGCTCGCGATCCGTGGCGAACGCGGCGGCGAGCGCGGCACGCGCTTCACGCCGGCCGAGCAACGCACCCTGATGACGGCGTGGTGCATCGCCAAGTCGCCGCTCATCTTCGGCGGGGACCTCCCCTCAAGCGACGCCGCGACCATCGAACTGATCACCAACCCCGAGGTGCTCAAGGTCAACGACCACGGCGTGAACCCCAAGCAAGTCGCGCGCAGCGGATCCCGGATCGTCTGGACCGCCGACGCCCCCGCCGGCGGCAAGTACGTCGCCGTCATCCGGCTGAGTGAGACGGGCGAACCGTTCGAGGATCAACTCGATCCGCAGCTCGTCGGCCTGACGGCGCCGGTCCGGGCGCGCGACCTCTGGGCGCGGGAGGACCTCGGCGAATTCGCGGGCGCGATCCCCGTCGAGGCGGAGCCACACGGGTCTCGGCTGTTGCTGATCGAGGGCGCGGACGCGCCGGCCGGCGAGTGA